The genomic DNA ACCTGCTGTCCTCGCTCAATGTGCGCGACCAATTGGTGATCATGGACCATATCGCTGGCCGCAAGCTGCGCCCACAGCGCGCCGATGAGTTATTGGCGTTTGTCGGCCTGGCAGGAATGGGCAATCGCCGCATGGGTCAGTTGTCCGGTGGCCAGCGCCAGCGCGTCAATATCGCCCGAGCGCTCATGGAGCAGCCGGACCTGCTCTTGGCCGATGAGCCTACCTCTGCGCTTGATTCCCACCTTTCGCAGGAGATCATCCGCCTCTTGCGCGATGTCACCCAGGAGATGAACACCGCCACCGTGCTGGTGACCCATGACCGCTCCCTGCTCAACTTCGCTGACCGCGTGGTGGAGGTCAAGGATGGCCACGTCTCCGAGCAGGAGAAGGTCTCTGCGCTCAGCTAGCGCTGCATGAGGAGTAGCCGGGCAATTGCCTGCGGCACAGATGCGGCAATCTGGGAGGCGGAGCAAAGGCCAAAGCCGTCTGGGGTGTGGGCGGCAATGGCCGCCGCGTGTTGGTGGATGGCTGCCGCGTGCAGGATTTCCATAATGATCGCCTCCGCATCCGCCTCGGCGGCATCCAGTTGCGCGAGCGTGGCTCCGAGGATGCCGGATAGCACGTCGCCGGATCCGGCGGTGGCTGCGTAGGAGTGCCCAGCATTCATGCCGAAAATGTCCTGGTCGGGGCCCGTGACCGTGGTGATCCGGCCCTTGTGCAGAACAAAACAGTCGAGCGCAGAGGCAAGCTCCTGCAGGCATATTTCGAGCCCCTCCGAAAGATCGAGCTCGCGGCCGAGCGTGGCCTTATACAGCCGCTCAAATTCCCCGGCATGTGGAGTCAGGACGGCGCAGGGGTGATCGCGTACGAGTTCGCGTAGATCTCCATAGGTCGAAAGCACTGTAAGCGCATCGGCGTCGATAATCGTGGGCAGGCCGAGTTTTAGCACGGCACTCAATTCTGCGGCCGCTTCTGGGCCGGTGCCTCGTCCTGGGCCGATTACCCAGGCTTGGGCGTGGACCTTTTCTTGTGCGCTCGCATGGGGCACTACTTCGGGCAGGCTTGTGGTTAAGGAGTCGTTGCCCACGACGCGAACCATCGAGGGCGTAGCGCGCACCGCGCCCGTGGCAGCGAGGATTCCCGCGCCGGGAAAGGCGCTGCTACCAGCGCATACGGCGGTGACCCCGCCGGTGTACTTGGTGCTTTTCGCCCCCGGCGTCGGATCCAAAATCGGCCCCGTGCACCCTACCGGCTTTGGGGCGGTAACCACGCCCTGCTCTCCCGTGAGGACCGGTTCGGATGGCCACTGATAGGGCAACGGGATGGTGGGTTCATTGGCAATATGGCCTACTGGTTTAGCGGCGGCAGAAAGCTCTTCTGCAAAGGAACGCGGGGCACCTGGCAGGAGCAGATCGCACAGCACTACTGTGCCGCATTCCGGGGCAAAGACATGCCCGGCGCGGGCCCAACCAAAACTAATAGTCACATCTGCTTCCACCGCCTCGGCTGCAGCCAACCCGGTATCGGCGTTAATGCCGGAAGGGATATCCACTGCTAGAATCGGAACACCACGCTTTTTGGCTTCGCCGTAGGCCCGTAGCGGCGCACCGGAAAGGCCGCGGGTGGAGGCAAGGCCGGCGACGGCGTCGATAAGCAGGTCGGCTTCTCCTAGACGCTCTGTTATGGTGCCGCCGGCCCCGGTAAAAGCCTGCAGCGCGGGCTCGTGCGCGGCATCCGCCGCGAGGATAGCCGCTACTGAATAGCCTTCTTCCGCCAGGAAAGCGCCAGCGTAGAGACCATCGCCCCCGTTTCCTCCGGGACCAGCGAGGATAGTTACGCGCTGCCCAGGGGCAAGCATGGCCGTGGCCGTGGCTGCCACGCCGCGTGCGGCCGAGCGCATGAGTTCGTCGTCGTAGTTTTGTTGAGATAGAAGGGATTGCTCCGCCGCGCGGACGGCAGCAACGCTATAGGCATGTCGCATGCCCGCCAGGATAGGCCTTTAAGGAGCCGGCTGGCAGGTGGGGCACCAAAATAGGTTGCGCCCCTCCATGACCTTTTCTGCTACTGGAGTGCCACAGATATAGCAGGGCAACCCGGCGCGGCGATAGACGTAGACCTCCCCGCCGTGGTCATCCTTGCGCGGTTCGCGGCCCATGGCCTCGGGCGAGTGCTCGGGGCGTACGGTATCGATGCGGCCGTGCTCCACCCCATACTCCATCAAATCCACCAGGTCCGCCCACGTGGCGTCAAAAGTTTCACGGGAAACCTCACGGCCAGGCAGGAAAGGGGAGAGGCCGTGGCGAAAGAGGGTTTCCGCGCGGTAGATATTGCCCACGCCGGCATAGAGGTGCTGGTCCATCATGAGGGAGCCGATGCTGCGGCGCGATTTATGCACTTTGGCCCAGAGCGCCTCCACGTCGGCGTCCGTGCGCAGCGGGTCTTGGCCTACCTTGGCTAGCTGTGCGCGGAACTCTTCTTCCGTGAGCAGGCGGCAAAACTGCGGTCCGCGCAGGTTGGCGGCCGCGGTGCCATTATCAATGCGCACCCGGATCTGTCCGCCTACTTCCTCGCGGGGCTCGAAGCGCAGCTTGCCAATCAGACCTAAGTGAATATAGAGGATATGGCGCGGATCTTGGGCGCTAAAGTGCACGAAAAGATGTTTGCCGTAGGTCTCTGCCAGCTCGATGCGCTCGCCATCGAGAAGCTCTGCCTCCGCCGCGAAGCGCCCCTGCGGACTGGTCACGCGCAGCGGCATGCGGCGATAGCCCGCGTTTAATTTATGGGCTAGGCGGTGGATGACGTGACCTTCAGGCATGTAATCCAGTCTAATCGGGAAGAATTTTCGGCCAAACCGGGCGCTAACCAGTTCACTTATTTGCAGAGTCGCAGTAGCGTAAACTCGAAATGCGGAATGATTTAACTCAGGGGAAGGCTTTCAAATCATGACGCAAGAAATCGGCTTTGACCGCGAGAAATACATTGAGCTGCAGTCGAAGCACATCCACGCCCGCCGCGAAGAAATTGGCGGCAAACTCTACCTAGAGATGGGCGGCAAGCTTTTTGACGATATGCACGCCTCCCGCGTTTTGCCCGGCTTCACCCCGGACAATAAAATCGCAATGCTGGAGCGCATTAAAGAGGACGTAGAGATCCTCATCTGCATCAACGCCAAGGATATCTCCCGCCAGAAGGTGCGCGCGGACCTGGGCATCCTTTATGAAGATGACCTGCTGCGCCTGGTGGACGTCTTCCGCAGCCGCGGATTCTTGGTAGAAAACATCGTCATGACCCAGCTGGAGGAAGGCAACTTCCAAGCGGAAGCCTTCATCGACAAGGCAGAGCGCCTCGGCCTCAAGGTGGCGCGCCACCGTGTTATCCCTGGCTACCCCACCAATACGGACCTCATCGTGTCCGAAGAGGGTTTTGGCCGCAATGAGTTTGCGGAAACCTCCCGTGACCTTGTCGTGGTCACCGCGCCCGGCCCTGGCTCCGGCAAGCTGGCCACCGCGCTCTCGCAGGTCTACCACGAGCACCAGCGCGGCAATAATGCCGGCTACGCCAAGTTTGAAACCTTCCCTATCTGGAATCTCCCCCTAGAACACCCCGTGAACCTGGCCTATGAGGCAGCCACGGTAGACCTGAACGATTCCAATATTATTGACCACTTCCACTTATCCGCCCACGGCGAATCCACCGTGAACTACAACCGCGACGTGGAAGCATTCCCGCTGCTGCGCACCCTTTTGGAAAAGCTCACCGGCACCACTCCTTACCA from Corynebacterium tuberculostearicum includes the following:
- a CDS encoding bifunctional ADP-dependent NAD(P)H-hydrate dehydratase/NAD(P)H-hydrate epimerase, which codes for MRHAYSVAAVRAAEQSLLSQQNYDDELMRSAARGVAATATAMLAPGQRVTILAGPGGNGGDGLYAGAFLAEEGYSVAAILAADAAHEPALQAFTGAGGTITERLGEADLLIDAVAGLASTRGLSGAPLRAYGEAKKRGVPILAVDIPSGINADTGLAAAEAVEADVTISFGWARAGHVFAPECGTVVLCDLLLPGAPRSFAEELSAAAKPVGHIANEPTIPLPYQWPSEPVLTGEQGVVTAPKPVGCTGPILDPTPGAKSTKYTGGVTAVCAGSSAFPGAGILAATGAVRATPSMVRVVGNDSLTTSLPEVVPHASAQEKVHAQAWVIGPGRGTGPEAAAELSAVLKLGLPTIIDADALTVLSTYGDLRELVRDHPCAVLTPHAGEFERLYKATLGRELDLSEGLEICLQELASALDCFVLHKGRITTVTGPDQDIFGMNAGHSYAATAGSGDVLSGILGATLAQLDAAEADAEAIIMEILHAAAIHQHAAAIAAHTPDGFGLCSASQIAASVPQAIARLLLMQR
- a CDS encoding DUF1846 domain-containing protein, with protein sequence MTQEIGFDREKYIELQSKHIHARREEIGGKLYLEMGGKLFDDMHASRVLPGFTPDNKIAMLERIKEDVEILICINAKDISRQKVRADLGILYEDDLLRLVDVFRSRGFLVENIVMTQLEEGNFQAEAFIDKAERLGLKVARHRVIPGYPTNTDLIVSEEGFGRNEFAETSRDLVVVTAPGPGSGKLATALSQVYHEHQRGNNAGYAKFETFPIWNLPLEHPVNLAYEAATVDLNDSNIIDHFHLSAHGESTVNYNRDVEAFPLLRTLLEKLTGTTPYQSPTDMGVNMAGFCITDDAVCRAAAQQEIIRRYFKAQVEEARAGLGTEQSERAAVIMAKAGIKVEDRPVVAPARQRAEETGEPASAMQLHDGTMITGRTSPLLGCSAAMLLNALKHLAGINDDIHLLSPESIEPIQTLKTKHLGSKNPRLHTDEVLIALSVSAAKDDNARKALEQIKELAGCDVHTTTILGSVDEGIFRNLGVLVTSDPVFARKKALYQKR
- a CDS encoding ABC transporter ATP-binding protein, yielding MSTILDIRNATVTYQDGETTTTALADASLIAESTTLTAIVGESGSGKSTLLSVAAGLITPDSGTVHVDGTRSIIFQQANLLSSLNVRDQLVIMDHIAGRKLRPQRADELLAFVGLAGMGNRRMGQLSGGQRQRVNIARALMEQPDLLLADEPTSALDSHLSQEIIRLLRDVTQEMNTATVLVTHDRSLLNFADRVVEVKDGHVSEQEKVSALS
- a CDS encoding Fpg/Nei family DNA glycosylase, with product MPEGHVIHRLAHKLNAGYRRMPLRVTSPQGRFAAEAELLDGERIELAETYGKHLFVHFSAQDPRHILYIHLGLIGKLRFEPREEVGGQIRVRIDNGTAAANLRGPQFCRLLTEEEFRAQLAKVGQDPLRTDADVEALWAKVHKSRRSIGSLMMDQHLYAGVGNIYRAETLFRHGLSPFLPGREVSRETFDATWADLVDLMEYGVEHGRIDTVRPEHSPEAMGREPRKDDHGGEVYVYRRAGLPCYICGTPVAEKVMEGRNLFWCPTCQPAP